One Urocitellus parryii isolate mUroPar1 chromosome 9, mUroPar1.hap1, whole genome shotgun sequence DNA segment encodes these proteins:
- the LOC144256974 gene encoding uncharacterized protein LOC144256974, which produces MLEVLRNLASIGNKCDEKNFEDQIKHSGSNVRSHLTMDTNTTILFKCNVCGKDFAYRSLFRIHQRKHTREKPYECKQCGKAYTTSSYLQIHEQIHSGENPNECQQCGKVFTTSFSLHRHERTHTGEKPYECKQCGKAFAQSSNLHSHEKTHTGEKPYACQQCGKAFSTSSYLQIHERTHTGEKPYECKQCGKAFTQSSSLHSHKKTHTKKKPYECQQCGKACTTLSYLQIHEQIHTGEKPNECQQCGKVFTTSFSLRRHERTHRGEKPYQCQQCGKVYTTAFYLHIHEQTHSGVKPYECKQCGKAFARSSQLHKHEQTHTGGKPYECKQCGKAFAESSQLHKHQRTHTGEKPYECQQCGKAFAKSSHLKRHGRTHTGEKPYECKQCGKAFAQSHHLQRHEKKHTGEKPYEYQQCGELFISSFFLHRHEGTHTQEKPYECKQCGIAFTQSSHLCSHE; this is translated from the exons atgctggaagtcctcagaaacctggcATCTATAG gaaacaaatgtgaTGAGAAGAACTTTGAAGATCAGATCAAACATTCTGGAAGCAATGTAAG ATCACATCTCACTATGGACACGAACACTACAA tactttttaaatgtaacgtatgtgggaaagactttgctTACCGAAGTTTATTTAgaatacatcagagaaaacatactagagagaaaccctatgaatgtaaacaatgtggaaaagcctacaCTACTTCATCttaccttcagatacatgaacaAATCCATAGTGGAGAGAATCCCAATGAAtgccaacaatgtggaaaagtcttcactacttctttttcccttcacagacatgaacgaacacatactggagagaagccctatgaatgtaagcagtgtggcaaagcctttgctcaGTCCTCtaaccttcactcacatgaaaaaactcatacaggagagaagccctatgcatgtcaacaatgtgggaaagccttcagtacttcttcctaccttcagatacatgagcggactcatactggggagaagccctatgaatgtaagcagtgtggcaaagcttttactcAGTCCTCTAGCCTTCACTCACATAAAAAAACTCATACAAAgaagaaaccctatgaatgtcaacaatgtgggaaagcctgcACTACTTTGTCttaccttcagatacatgaacaaatccatactggagagaagcccaatgaatgtcaacaatgtggaaaagtcttcactaCTTCTTTTTCCCTCCGCAGACATGAACGGACTCATAGaggagagaagccctatcaatgtcaacaatgtggaaaagtctaCACTACTGCCTTTTACCTTCACATACATGAACAAACGCATTCTGGAGtgaagccctatgagtgtaagcagtgcggaaaagcctttgctagatcttcTCAGCTTCACAAacatgaacaaactcatactggagggaagccctatgaatgtaaacagtgtggcaaagcctttgctgaATCTTCTCAGCTTCACAAACATCAACGaactcatactggggagaagccctatgaatgtcaacaatgtggaaaagcctttgctaaaTCCAGTCACCTTAAgagacatggaagaacacatactggagagaagccctatgaatgtaagcagtgtggcaaagccttcgcTCAATCCCATCATCTTCAGAGACATGAAAAGaagcatactggagagaagccttatgaataTCAACAATGTGGAGAAC tcttcatttcttcctttttccttcacaGACATGAAGGGACTCACACTcaagagaaaccctatgaatgtaagcagtgtggcataGCTTTCACTCAGTCCTCTCATCTTTGCTCACATGAATGA